The Microtus pennsylvanicus isolate mMicPen1 chromosome 5, mMicPen1.hap1, whole genome shotgun sequence DNA segment AAGCTGATAAAATCAATCTTGAAGGAAGATAAATGAGGGACTACATACAGGATTCGTCTACATCAAAGCTGTTGCTAGCTTCCTCCAGCAGATGAGCAGGAACTccagttttgttctgtttgtctgtctatagCAGCCTCAGCTGCTTCTTCAGAACCACTGTCAGGTAACTCAGGGATTTCAGCACAAGTGGTCCGTTCTGTTGCCAAGTGATTTCTGAATGGGAAGTGCACAGCAGTGTCTGATGTTCTGATTCGGATACGGCAGTGCTGCAAGCTGGCATCACAAAGCACAAAACCCTGCTATTGAGTATATGAAGGTTGGTTCTGATGATTGTAGAGACCTCCATACATGATGAGAGAAAAACTCTGAGATGATAAActttaaacagagagaaagagacagacagacagagacagagagaacgtGAAGTCTCTGTTGATCTTGGGTTTTACAGATCTGAAAACTGACACATTCTAGGTGTCATAAGGTTGATCATAAACCACAACTAGAAAGACAGGTTTCCTGGCTTGCAATTGGCAGATTATATTCACTAAGAGATGCCTATTTAAGTTTGTATTTTATAGATAACGTTTATACTGTGAGCCTCTGAATGGACATTACTGTTTAAAGGAGTCAAATACTCCAGGGAGGCAGTCATTATTTTTAAGATCAGGATAGCCATCCATCATCACACCACCAGGTCTTTTATGAATCCTGTTTTTTATACACGGGACTTAGTGGCATAAGAAAGAACAGATTTGTCTGTCTTGTATCAGCAGAAAACAGAAGTTCCCTACTATACAAGACTATAGGCAAGAACATTGACAGGAAAATATTAAAGGCTTAGGCTCCAAACATAGCTATCTTATTGATATTTCAAACTACCTGTATGTATCTGTCAGTGTCACagtttaaaatcaaacaaaacagtaataataaCTAAGGAAGCACAGTAAATGTGTGGTTAAATATAATTCCCACGACAACAATGGAGTTGGCATCATTATTTCCACCTTCTTAAAATAAGAGATCTGGACTGTGGGATAATTATTTTGTcttcaacaacaagaaaacaggcAAATAGGGAAAGGCATATCCTTAAAACTGGTATTTCTTTTTAGGGTTAATGGCCACATTGTCTGTGGACAAGAATACAGACTGGTCATAAGTACTAAAAAATGCATCGAAAATTTCAGTCATAAATTTTTTATGATGCAAAAATGTATCCCATGAAGTTAATATAgaggtgtgtgtgcgcgcgcgcgtgtttGCAGTGTTATAAATTATAATCCAAAGCCTCAAATATGCCAGGTAAGCACTCTTACTAAACTGCACACCCCTGACCAAAGACCAGTCGATTACTTTTTGAAGCATAGTCTTCATTTGAGTCCTAGCTTGTGCTTTAACAATTTGTTTGAATAAGCATATGAAAGACATAGTGTATGTAGCAAATACAATAGGGTTTCTTTGCAGGGAAATGTAATGTAATCCAAATTAAACATTAAGATTAATATGGCAGAGAGAAGTCAAAGTCCGTTTGGAAGGTTTGGGAAGCAGCACTGGGAACGGGAGGAGGCTGCTGCAGGCACCGATGAAACATTTCACAGTAACGAGGTGGACTGTTTAAAAAGACAGCGAGGGAGAGACAAGCTTTCCAGATAAGTGCCCGTGCCTTTGGTGTGTAGAATAGAAGTCAGAAGCACACGCGGCTGTGAGAACAGCCTTGCTGTGTTTATTCAAGACAGGCTGCTTCCCAATGAGCTAGTGGGGAGGCCAGACAGAAATCTGCATGCTCATTCCCCAAGTAAGCATTTGCTACCCATTGTAAGGGCAGCCTTTCCTTAAAACTCAGGATATACAAGATTCACTGGTTATTTCCATTGCTGTTCCTCATTAAGAGATTGTAAAATCATTACCAAACTAACAACTGCAAGGGTATCTTAATGCCCCTTCTCTATATGTACTGTAGCAGTCAGTGGGTGTTTACTATGggtagcatatgtgtgtgttctatataacatatttatataatatagatGTGTaacatattacacacacaaatatgtaaaaCATACAAGTATTAGAAGAAATACTCTCACCTCCACGTCAAGCCTTCGAGCAGATGAAAGGAGACTTTAGAGCAGGCATTGTTGATGCACGGTTTGAACAGGGGCAAGGATTAGGAGTGCTACGAGTTCTAGACTAGGGGAGCTTTCTCAGCTTCTGTGCTAAGGGTTCCTAGTTTCCTACCCTTGTAGGTCAGAAAAAGCAGGAACATTTCACATCCAGAACACATGGCTACTGTAAAAGGAGCCACAGAGGCTTCATATGCCTTGAGCTGTGGGAGAGAGAGCTGAATAATGGCAAGGGCTAAGAAACTATTCAACATCCCACTTTCAATAGCAATCGTTTTGCAAACAGGAAGAGGCAGCATACAGACTTTAGCAAAGAAATATCCAAACATAAAGCCCAGTGCAGGAACCAAAAGCCCCAAAAGAAGCACGTTTAGGTTAGTCATTCTCAGAAACACCAGTCCCATCCTGAAAGCCAAATAGATCCCTACAAACATTAAAGTCAGACTCAGAGGCCGAACTATTCTCTCTAAACAGACTGCTTTTTCGGGTGATCTGTGCTTGATGACCACACCAATTGATACTGGTGTAAGAATGAACAGGAGTGTAGACACAATCTTTAAAACAGGAACATGAAAGACACCTGCTAACCCTAATAGCTTACTGTATATGTAAGAATTGACAGGCATCATTATCAGGGCCAGGGATGTCGATGTGCAAGTCATCAAAATGGCCAAAGTGACATCTCCTTCCAGAAGGAGGGCAAAAAGATAGCCCCCACCTCCTCCTGGGCATGTGCAGGTCATTACAAATCCAAAAGCTTGTGCTTCGTGCAGTCCCAAAATCTGAGACAAAAAGAAACCACAGAATGGCATCAGAAAAAACTGTGTCACTGCCCCGAGAACTACTGGCAGAGGTCGTTTCCATACGGTTTGAAGTACCTGGAACTCGATCTTGCAGCCAAACGCACATTTATTTAAAAGGATCATCGATAAAACAAGCAGCAAGATATACTGATTGACATGCACTGGTGCCTGGAAGAGGCTGTCTTCCGTCTGTCTGAGCACTCTGACTTTAACATCTGTTATCTCTTCAATGAGTCTTCTGTGCCTACCTTCAGAAGTCCAGAGCTGAATGGTCATGTTCGTCTCTCCCGGGAAAGTCTTTAGGCTGAGGGTAAAGTCTGTGATGTCCCGCGAGGTCTTGGTCACGTTGACCACCTGCAGCACCTTTGGATCTTCTACCTTCACAAAAAGGTAGCTGGAGTCCGGCCGTTTGTCCTTGTAACTGGACCTTACGATGACAGCTTCCTTTGTCTTTGTAAATGACAGTATTTCTGAATTTTGTACATTCAGGAAACTGAGAAATGACGTCCTTGCTTCTCCTGGGGTTACCAACAAAAGTAGGATTACAAAAGATTTTCCAAACATTGTGAAAAGTTTGATAAACTGTACGTGGaaactcaagattttttttttcagaaatagaCGGGCATTCTTGCAGGTCTCCAGTGGCAGAATGCATAAATGTGGTTAGGCAACAGCTGGGGTTTGGTGGGTCAAGGTCCAAGAGGAGGGACCGTTGTGCTTGTAACGAATATAAAACTCCCTAGTGAGTGACACAGCCAGTTTCTCTGTAGTTAAGGAAACTGAGAAGCCAATCCTTGCATTTAGCAGGAGTCACCACCACAAGCACCCACTGGATCTCTTTTCCTGAGTTCCTTATTACTTGGGGATAAAGTCTTAGagccatttcttttttcattttctcttgtcctaaggaaaacaataaaaataaaagcagccaGAGCTATCTACGATAGATACTAACGCTTGGAGATCATTATCAGTATCCCATCAAGTCTAACTACCTACATGCTGGTGTGACCAGAGAGTGAGtactggggagagagaaggagggaggtgggttgagggagaggaagagggaaggctgTAGGGGAGAAGGGGGCAGACAAAGAGGGAATTAGTGAAGGTTGACATATGAAGCCAGTTATGAAAGACTAGAAGTCCCTTCCTGCCAAGGCTGTCGTCCAACGGAGTtgcacagaaggaaaacaaacaacgTGAGGTACAAATATGCCAGTCTGCTCTGAACAGGAGCGGCTGAACTCCTAGCCCTTCCCTATCCCTGGCCCACTTCCACCCGtggaaatgctttttaaataaactgtGTCTTTTCTGACCACCATCCATGTGTCCATCTCTAGTCCAATTCCTTGTTCAGGGACACAAATAACTGGAAGTTGAAACAGCTGCACTATGCACCCTGACTCATGCCTATAACACTCGGGCCCTACACTAAAAGCCATAGTGACCAAGGGAAGTACAACTTTGCTCTCTTGACGTTAGTCACGTGGCTGCCATCAGTGACTACAAGGGCTAACCTCAAGAGCTTCCTTGATGCTAATAGTTTTCTGCAATTCTAGAGCAATTCTATCCAGCAAAATAAATCCTTAGACTACCCTTGCTATATGTTGCTCAAAAACATCTGGTGTGGTCACCAGGTAACTTGAGGGCATAAGAAGGTAGCCTGGCTACGGAACTGTTGCTACTGGGCATTTGGAATTTCAGAGTGGAAAGGCACTAACCTTAATTCTAATGCTCTAGTCTTTTACTGTGCGCAGCTAGGGCCATGGGCAGCTATCAACTAACCCAGACATGCCTCCACTTCTATGGATAAGGAAAAGCAATTCACAAACTCAACTGTGCACTTCTCAAATGAGAGGATGCCAAGCAGTGAGAATTCAAATAAACTCATTACTACAAATGCATATTTTACTTTTGTGTTAGAATAGAAAGTAATGAGTGTCATTGTGGCATTTTCAGTTTGACAGATTGTTTTAGAAAAGTATGTAGGTGTCACTCGgcattattaatttatttgcatGTAAGACATTAAGAAAAACCAAAGACATATTTACCAGTGGCAAGAACAGGGACTAGGACTAAGCTCTGCTCAATGACAGCAGTAATTTTCCAAAGGAACTTTAAGAATAGAGTATCACTATGAATCTctcgctggctgtcctggaattcactatgtagatcaggctggtcctaaactcacagatccatcttcttctgccttctgagtactgggatttaaggcatgggCTGCCACCCGGTTTCTCAAAGAACTTTAAAGTGACAGAAACACCTGCCACTGAGAAGACTGAAGACTGTCACAAgcttaaggccaacctgggctacacagtaaaaacTTGTCAAAATGAGTAAAGAGCCTGGTGAATAGAGCACTTACTGCCCAGGTGAACACCTGAGattgatccccaaaacccacatagtAGGAAAGAACCAGTTCCCCAAGTCATGCTGTGGCATGTGACTTAGAAAATGACACGTACCCTTACAATATATGACCTAGTACCTTAAGTCACAACTTTGATGACCAGATCCAAGCAATATG contains these protein-coding regions:
- the Slc10a5 gene encoding sodium/bile acid cotransporter 5, translating into MFGKSFVILLLLVTPGEARTSFLSFLNVQNSEILSFTKTKEAVIVRSSYKDKRPDSSYLFVKVEDPKVLQVVNVTKTSRDITDFTLSLKTFPGETNMTIQLWTSEGRHRRLIEEITDVKVRVLRQTEDSLFQAPVHVNQYILLLVLSMILLNKCAFGCKIEFQVLQTVWKRPLPVVLGAVTQFFLMPFCGFFLSQILGLHEAQAFGFVMTCTCPGGGGGYLFALLLEGDVTLAILMTCTSTSLALIMMPVNSYIYSKLLGLAGVFHVPVLKIVSTLLFILTPVSIGVVIKHRSPEKAVCLERIVRPLSLTLMFVGIYLAFRMGLVFLRMTNLNVLLLGLLVPALGFMFGYFFAKVCMLPLPVCKTIAIESGMLNSFLALAIIQLSLPQLKAYEASVAPFTVAMCSGCEMFLLFLTYKGRKLGTLSTEAEKAPLV